In Desulfomonilia bacterium, one genomic interval encodes:
- a CDS encoding Gfo/Idh/MocA family oxidoreductase, producing MAFKAGIIGAGNAGNWHANSVKKIPELAEVAAIADLDDKCLKRVGRKNPGADLCTDYHDILKRPDIDCIHICLPHHLHAKICVEAFEAGKHVLCEKPIANTLEEADAMIAAGRKAGKILMIAENQLFLPAHRKMKELIDAGVIGLPKLVRTYEGGSEVNNMSDPTCWKGKVEESGGGAWIDSGIHRVGVVLYLIGDIDSISGRAARCMPEMNCTADDNCSFSVGFEKGAIGSIDCSFTVASEWNNTIEIYGTKGTILEDHNREQPLKLFSTLPGPDQGKWVCPEVEHRPYPGYYPLTFELEVKHFYECVSEGREPFVTGEFGKKALEVILLGYEASETGRTIYRNKN from the coding sequence ATGGCTTTCAAGGCGGGAATTATAGGAGCGGGCAATGCCGGCAACTGGCATGCGAATTCAGTGAAGAAGATACCTGAGCTTGCTGAGGTTGCAGCAATTGCCGACCTTGACGATAAATGCCTCAAAAGAGTGGGCAGGAAGAACCCCGGTGCCGACTTGTGCACGGACTACCATGATATCCTCAAGAGACCTGACATAGACTGTATCCACATATGTCTGCCGCATCACCTGCATGCAAAGATATGCGTCGAAGCCTTTGAAGCCGGCAAGCATGTACTGTGCGAGAAGCCGATAGCAAACACCCTTGAAGAGGCCGATGCAATGATAGCCGCAGGCAGGAAGGCTGGGAAGATCCTCATGATCGCCGAGAACCAGCTGTTCCTTCCGGCACACCGGAAGATGAAGGAACTGATCGATGCCGGCGTCATAGGCCTGCCGAAACTCGTAAGGACCTATGAGGGCGGCTCGGAAGTAAACAATATGAGCGACCCAACATGCTGGAAGGGCAAAGTGGAGGAGTCAGGCGGAGGGGCCTGGATAGACAGCGGTATACACAGGGTCGGTGTCGTTCTTTATCTCATAGGGGACATTGACAGCATCAGCGGAAGGGCCGCACGGTGCATGCCCGAGATGAACTGCACAGCCGACGACAACTGCTCTTTCTCGGTCGGTTTCGAAAAGGGCGCTATTGGAAGCATAGACTGCAGCTTCACCGTCGCCAGCGAATGGAACAACACTATCGAGATTTACGGCACAAAAGGCACCATCCTGGAAGACCACAACCGGGAACAGCCTCTTAAGCTGTTTTCAACACTTCCCGGACCTGACCAGGGCAAATGGGTCTGCCCGGAAGTGGAGCACAGGCCATATCCGGGATATTACCCGCTCACATTCGAACTCGAGGTGAAGCATTTCTATGAATGCGTTTCAGAGGGCAGGGAACCGTTCGTGACAGGCGAATTCGGCAAGAAGGCGCTTGAGGTGATCCTGCTTGGCTATGAAGCATCTGAGACCGGCAGGACCATATACAGAAATAAAAACTGA
- a CDS encoding SCP2 sterol-binding domain-containing protein: MAGLDELKKGLSKWKAIAEDPEMAEHFKGYNKTMQLIFPDVNVGLQMVFRGSDVDIVEGIREDADMSLSLDSEMFMGIINGEIDPIDAFMEGKLKPTGSMEDLEKLQVLMDIEL, from the coding sequence ATGGCAGGATTAGATGAACTCAAAAAGGGATTGTCAAAATGGAAGGCGATAGCCGAAGACCCTGAGATGGCTGAGCATTTCAAAGGCTACAACAAGACCATGCAGCTAATCTTTCCTGATGTGAACGTAGGACTTCAGATGGTATTCAGGGGTTCCGATGTCGATATAGTGGAAGGCATCAGGGAAGATGCCGATATGAGCCTTTCCCTTGATTCGGAAATGTTCATGGGCATTATAAACGGTGAAATCGATCCTATCGATGCATTCATGGAAGGAAAGTTGAAACCCACAGGTTCGATGGAAGATCTGGAAAAACTGCAGGTGCTGATGGATATTGAGCTATAG
- a CDS encoding M24 family metallopeptidase, whose product METDDTTKPVPIGFSADKASKVLSNYGIDVLVAATPVNIFYTTGMPTLHVAPNPILYVLSNQFPTMAIIRKDGIEFAATWMVYQSTKRWTWLDEVAGTVSPQQTLEEIGKKIEEWGLGAGAIGIESQMPRYQADFLRQRFPQAAFIDADRAFLDMRFLKTGEEIARIKESTRIAEKAIMAVIDTARDGITDVELLKIAKRTVVEEGAEGWDHMTMGLGASDPEAPGVGYTVSPGQFNRIDIGAVYKGYVSDISRQFVVGSIPENGTEHMERMIKVQEFLEANLKPGVKALELYKEAKAYAKSLKKLGMTFITAHSIGLECEEAHIFSPMRQLDIEFEENMVLDLEVWQSFPASNLVGAEDCYRVTASGVERISTLDKGIFVK is encoded by the coding sequence ATGGAAACAGATGATACCACAAAACCGGTTCCAATAGGTTTTTCCGCCGACAAAGCTTCAAAAGTTCTTTCGAACTACGGAATAGACGTGCTTGTGGCTGCGACGCCGGTAAATATCTTTTATACTACCGGTATGCCGACGCTTCATGTAGCGCCGAATCCGATACTTTATGTGCTGTCGAACCAGTTCCCAACGATGGCCATCATAAGGAAGGACGGCATCGAATTCGCCGCCACCTGGATGGTCTATCAGAGCACAAAGAGGTGGACATGGCTCGACGAAGTTGCAGGAACCGTAAGCCCCCAGCAGACTCTTGAAGAGATCGGCAAAAAGATCGAGGAATGGGGGTTAGGCGCAGGCGCGATAGGCATAGAAAGCCAGATGCCTCGATACCAGGCAGATTTTCTGCGCCAGCGTTTCCCTCAGGCAGCTTTCATTGATGCCGACAGGGCCTTTCTCGATATGAGATTTCTCAAGACCGGTGAAGAAATAGCCAGAATAAAGGAATCAACCCGCATTGCGGAAAAGGCGATAATGGCGGTGATTGACACGGCCAGAGACGGCATCACGGATGTCGAACTGCTGAAGATTGCGAAGAGGACCGTGGTTGAAGAGGGTGCCGAAGGATGGGATCACATGACAATGGGATTGGGTGCATCCGACCCGGAGGCGCCAGGCGTTGGCTATACGGTCAGCCCGGGACAGTTCAACCGTATCGATATAGGTGCGGTCTACAAAGGTTATGTTTCTGATATAAGCAGACAGTTCGTTGTTGGAAGCATCCCTGAAAACGGCACGGAACACATGGAGCGCATGATAAAGGTGCAGGAGTTTCTGGAGGCGAATCTCAAGCCAGGCGTCAAGGCCCTTGAGCTGTACAAGGAGGCCAAGGCCTATGCAAAGTCGCTCAAGAAACTAGGAATGACTTTCATCACTGCACACAGCATCGGCCTTGAATGCGAAGAGGCGCACATCTTCAGCCCCATGCGTCAGCTAGACATAGAGTTTGAAGAAAACATGGTGCTCGATCTTGAGGTCTGGCAGTCATTTCCTGCATCCAATCTGGTCGGCGCGGAAGACTGCTATCGCGTAACGGCAAGCGGCGTGGAAAGGATTTCCACTCTGGATAAAGGGATATTTGTAAAATAA
- the pabB gene encoding aminodeoxychorismate synthase component I has product MNQSPATVVIHDASCGKWLRFLNPLMILKAETENDVLPVLNEIQTETEGGRYAAGFVSYEASPAFDSVLKVKEGSGFPLAWFCIYEEVEKIEFPLITGTGCKRHDNNHSGWLPSVSKEKYSNALERIKDYIREGETYQVNYTMRLKSIYKDDPWQFFLEINNAQKCSYGAYIDTPEWTVCSASPEMFFEYDKGVLSSRPMKGTVKRGLTDKDDRGKALWLKSSEKNRAENLMIVDMVRNDLGRIAATGTVKAESLFEIEKYPTLWQMTSTLSCLTDAGLTGIFSALFPPASITGAPKARTMEIIEELEDSPRKLYTGTIGFITPERRMQFNVAIRTVIIDKEENSAEYGVGGGIIWDSEIENEYEECAVKAKVLTHKQPDFRLLESILFTPEDGYFLLDEHMSRICASAGYFSFPFSGENALAMLEEYSRSLEKKPCKVKMLLAHDGGIEIYSEPIKPVAPIRVALAESPVDSGNVFLYHKTTNRMFYEDAKSSRPGFDDVILYNERGEVTEGSSSNIVIELDGKLFTPPVSCGLLGGTFRSSLIKAGVISERIISIDILNECKRIYFINSVRKWRDASLEKIMNKDGGAHEST; this is encoded by the coding sequence ATGAATCAAAGCCCTGCAACTGTTGTAATCCATGATGCATCATGCGGGAAATGGCTCAGGTTCTTGAACCCCTTAATGATTTTAAAAGCGGAAACTGAAAACGATGTGCTCCCTGTCCTTAATGAAATCCAGACCGAAACCGAGGGCGGGCGATACGCAGCGGGCTTTGTCAGTTATGAAGCATCTCCTGCCTTTGACAGTGTACTCAAGGTTAAAGAGGGAAGCGGTTTTCCCCTTGCTTGGTTCTGCATTTACGAAGAAGTTGAGAAAATTGAATTTCCATTAATAACCGGCACCGGATGCAAGAGACATGACAATAACCATTCAGGATGGCTGCCTTCGGTTTCTAAAGAAAAATATTCAAATGCGCTCGAAAGGATAAAGGATTATATACGCGAAGGAGAAACATACCAGGTCAATTACACAATGAGGCTCAAAAGTATTTATAAAGACGATCCATGGCAATTCTTCCTTGAAATCAACAACGCCCAGAAGTGCAGTTACGGGGCATATATCGACACACCAGAATGGACCGTCTGTTCGGCTTCACCCGAGATGTTCTTCGAATATGATAAAGGGGTACTGTCAAGCAGGCCCATGAAAGGCACTGTCAAACGCGGGCTTACGGATAAAGATGACAGGGGAAAGGCTTTATGGCTCAAATCATCAGAGAAGAACAGGGCGGAAAACCTGATGATTGTGGATATGGTCAGAAACGATCTTGGCAGAATAGCGGCCACCGGGACAGTAAAAGCGGAATCACTGTTCGAGATCGAAAAATACCCTACCCTCTGGCAGATGACTTCAACCCTCAGTTGCCTGACAGACGCCGGATTAACAGGAATTTTCTCAGCCCTTTTCCCGCCAGCCTCTATAACCGGAGCTCCGAAGGCCCGGACCATGGAGATAATCGAAGAACTGGAGGACAGTCCCCGAAAACTTTATACGGGAACGATAGGCTTCATTACACCTGAAAGAAGGATGCAGTTTAATGTGGCAATCAGGACGGTAATAATTGATAAAGAAGAAAACTCCGCCGAATATGGAGTAGGCGGTGGAATCATATGGGACTCGGAAATTGAAAACGAATATGAGGAATGTGCTGTGAAAGCGAAAGTGCTGACCCATAAACAACCGGATTTCAGGCTGTTGGAATCGATACTGTTCACGCCAGAGGACGGGTATTTTCTACTTGATGAACATATGTCAAGGATATGCGCATCGGCCGGATATTTTTCTTTTCCTTTTTCAGGGGAAAATGCCCTTGCAATGCTTGAAGAATATTCCCGAAGTCTTGAGAAAAAGCCCTGCAAGGTAAAGATGCTTCTGGCTCATGACGGGGGGATCGAAATATATTCCGAACCAATCAAGCCCGTCGCCCCCATCAGGGTCGCCCTGGCGGAATCACCTGTCGATTCCGGCAATGTGTTCCTTTATCATAAGACAACAAACCGCATGTTTTATGAAGATGCAAAATCCTCCCGGCCCGGTTTTGACGACGTCATCTTATATAACGAGCGCGGAGAGGTTACCGAGGGAAGCTCTTCCAACATAGTCATCGAACTGGATGGAAAGCTTTTCACACCACCTGTTTCCTGCGGGCTTCTGGGCGGCACATTCAGAAGTTCACTAATAAAAGCAGGTGTAATTTCCGAAAGGATTATCAGTATCGACATCCTTAACGAATGCAAGCGTATATATTTCATCAACTCGGTAAGAAAATGGCGGGATGCAAGCTTGGAAAAAATCATGAATAAAGACGGAGGCGCCCATGAAAGCACGTGA
- a CDS encoding SDR family oxidoreductase — MRVKDKVTILTGAGSGIGRATAILFAREGAIVYASDIDEAGLNETFDMIGEGKENVHISRVDVTKYAGIKKHIDDVAAKHGRIDVLIANAGVVRVGQVEDFSEEDYDLLLNVNMKGTFFSCKAAIPYFKNQKSGTIITLASVASHIGQNNHANYCSTKHGVLGFTKALALDMAPYGVRVNSVSPGATDTPMLRSDVAKEASQRGISFEQVKKEFEEQGVLTRWADPMEIATGILFLATDDASYMTGSDLRIDGGWTTR, encoded by the coding sequence ATGAGGGTAAAAGATAAGGTCACAATCCTTACAGGCGCCGGGTCGGGCATCGGAAGAGCGACCGCCATACTGTTCGCCAGAGAAGGGGCAATCGTATATGCATCCGATATAGACGAGGCTGGTCTGAACGAAACGTTTGACATGATCGGTGAAGGCAAGGAAAACGTCCACATATCCAGGGTCGATGTCACGAAATATGCGGGAATAAAAAAGCATATCGATGACGTGGCAGCAAAGCACGGCCGCATAGATGTGCTCATCGCAAATGCCGGAGTCGTAAGGGTAGGACAGGTTGAGGACTTTTCCGAAGAAGACTATGACCTCCTTCTCAACGTCAATATGAAGGGGACGTTCTTTTCATGCAAGGCGGCCATTCCCTATTTCAAGAATCAAAAGTCAGGCACCATCATAACACTTGCATCTGTTGCATCACACATAGGCCAGAACAATCATGCGAACTACTGCTCTACAAAGCACGGCGTGCTGGGATTCACAAAGGCCCTCGCCCTTGACATGGCGCCATACGGCGTGAGGGTAAACAGCGTGAGCCCGGGTGCCACCGACACCCCGATGCTGAGGAGCGATGTGGCGAAAGAGGCATCGCAGAGGGGTATAAGCTTCGAGCAAGTAAAAAAGGAATTCGAAGAGCAGGGTGTGCTCACCCGTTGGGCAGACCCCATGGAAATCGCCACGGGGATCTTGTTTCTTGCAACGGATGACGCATCTTACATGACCGGCTCCGACCTTCGCATTGACGGAGGCTGGACTACAAGATAG
- a CDS encoding ArsB/NhaD family transporter, whose product MGDTLSVSDAVRFTPAFITATLIFVLAYVLIVSERIHKTIIALTGAAIMIGLGIITQEEAFNSIEFGVDWNVIFLLFAMMVIINIMRPTGVFEYIAIKSAKLARGRPFRIMAIFSIVTAVLSAFLDNVTTVLLIAPVTLLICQALEIDAVPYLITEAVASNIGGTATLIGDPPNIMIASKADLTFIDFIFNLSPVVIVILAVYILTLWLVFGKRLSVREELRLRVMAMDENEAIRDKRLLIKSLVVIILTMTGFVFHGMLHMEPATIALSGAALLLLISGTENPHKLFAEVEWSTLFFFIGLFIIIGAIVKVGLIKWLSVKLLMLTQGNLFGTSMAVLWFSAFASAFVDNIPYVATMNPLIINMAKQLWPDLTGTALLHNPGLMPVWWSLALGACLGGNGTAIGASANVIVVGIAEKMGRPISFARFMLYGMPLMIESVIISMLYIWLRYYVFQ is encoded by the coding sequence ATGGGGGATACGTTATCCGTTTCTGATGCAGTAAGGTTCACGCCTGCATTTATCACTGCAACCCTCATCTTTGTTTTGGCATATGTATTGATAGTCTCGGAAAGGATTCACAAGACCATTATTGCTCTCACTGGTGCCGCCATAATGATAGGACTCGGCATTATAACCCAGGAAGAGGCCTTCAATTCCATCGAGTTCGGTGTGGACTGGAACGTCATATTTCTGCTGTTCGCCATGATGGTTATTATAAACATAATGAGGCCGACAGGCGTTTTCGAATACATCGCAATCAAAAGCGCAAAACTTGCAAGGGGAAGACCTTTCAGGATAATGGCCATATTCTCAATCGTGACAGCCGTTCTTTCCGCCTTTCTCGATAATGTAACCACCGTGCTGCTGATCGCACCGGTTACCCTTCTCATATGCCAGGCGCTTGAGATTGACGCCGTGCCCTATCTAATTACTGAGGCGGTAGCCTCGAATATAGGGGGCACGGCAACTCTTATCGGAGACCCGCCTAACATAATGATCGCATCGAAAGCTGACCTGACATTTATAGATTTTATCTTCAACCTCTCGCCTGTAGTAATCGTCATACTCGCAGTCTATATTCTTACCCTCTGGCTCGTTTTCGGCAAAAGGCTCTCTGTCAGAGAAGAGCTCAGGCTGAGGGTCATGGCCATGGATGAAAATGAGGCCATCAGGGATAAAAGGCTTCTTATAAAGTCTCTGGTTGTGATTATCCTTACTATGACCGGGTTTGTCTTTCACGGTATGCTTCATATGGAGCCCGCCACAATCGCCCTGTCCGGGGCAGCACTGCTGCTTCTTATTTCCGGGACTGAAAACCCCCACAAATTATTCGCCGAGGTGGAGTGGAGCACCTTATTTTTCTTTATCGGTCTCTTTATAATAATCGGGGCCATCGTAAAGGTGGGGCTCATCAAATGGCTGTCGGTAAAGCTTCTTATGCTGACACAGGGCAACCTTTTCGGGACCAGCATGGCGGTTCTCTGGTTCTCTGCATTCGCCTCGGCTTTTGTGGACAACATCCCTTATGTGGCAACCATGAACCCGCTTATAATAAACATGGCGAAACAGCTCTGGCCAGACCTCACCGGCACGGCCCTGCTTCATAATCCCGGTCTCATGCCCGTATGGTGGTCTCTTGCGCTCGGCGCATGCCTCGGCGGCAACGGCACTGCAATAGGCGCTTCCGCAAACGTCATCGTCGTCGGCATCGCTGAAAAGATGGGCAGGCCAATCTCTTTTGCACGATTTATGCTCTATGGCATGCCCCTCATGATCGAGTCCGTGATCATATCAATGCTTTATATCTGGCTCAGGTATTATGTCTTTCAATAA
- a CDS encoding SDR family oxidoreductase, translating into MKLEGKVAIITGAAAGIGEATALLFAREGAKVVLSDIVPCNGVETINASGGEAVYVKCDVSREEDVKRLIDETIAGFGRLDILHNNAGIVVAGSVDTSSIDDFDRTMAINVRGTWLCSLYAIPHLKKTKGVIINCSSSVAIRGVTSRAAYSASKGAVLSLTKAMAMDHVSEGIRVNAILPGTTDTPSLAVRLAQTGNADEARKQITARQPMGRLGKSEEIAEGILLLATNEFCTGTCLSIDGGMTI; encoded by the coding sequence ATGAAACTGGAAGGCAAGGTTGCAATAATCACCGGTGCAGCGGCAGGCATAGGCGAGGCGACAGCCTTACTGTTTGCCAGGGAAGGCGCAAAGGTCGTCTTAAGCGACATCGTGCCCTGCAATGGGGTTGAAACAATAAACGCCTCCGGCGGCGAGGCCGTGTATGTCAAATGCGACGTGTCCAGAGAGGAAGACGTCAAACGCCTTATTGATGAAACCATAGCCGGATTCGGCCGTTTGGATATCCTGCATAACAACGCGGGCATTGTAGTTGCGGGCAGTGTAGATACTTCCTCAATCGATGACTTTGACAGGACAATGGCAATCAATGTACGAGGCACATGGCTCTGTTCTCTTTATGCAATACCGCATCTGAAAAAAACAAAAGGCGTCATCATCAACTGCTCCTCATCGGTTGCCATAAGAGGCGTTACCAGCCGTGCCGCATATTCGGCATCCAAAGGCGCAGTGCTTTCGCTAACAAAAGCGATGGCGATGGACCACGTATCGGAAGGCATCCGGGTTAATGCAATCCTGCCAGGGACTACGGATACCCCTTCTCTTGCAGTACGCCTGGCTCAGACAGGCAATGCCGACGAGGCAAGAAAACAGATTACTGCCCGCCAGCCGATGGGCAGACTCGGCAAATCCGAAGAGATAGCCGAGGGCATACTACTGCTCGCCACAAACGAGTTCTGTACAGGCACATGCCTTTCAATAGACGGCGGGATGACGATTTGA
- a CDS encoding YajD family HNH nuclease, giving the protein MPQDKDTISSIIAEARKHQQEREKTYRERALKLFPHVCGRCGREFEGKKLKELTVHHKDHNHDNNPPDGSNWELLCIYCHDNEHSILSGEGEYGSQTKDRSAGSSTTFKAFAGLDKLLKNGK; this is encoded by the coding sequence ATGCCGCAGGATAAAGACACCATCAGCTCAATAATTGCCGAGGCAAGAAAACATCAGCAGGAGCGCGAGAAGACCTACCGCGAACGCGCTCTGAAGCTTTTCCCTCATGTCTGCGGCCGATGCGGCCGCGAGTTCGAGGGCAAAAAGCTCAAGGAGCTCACGGTCCACCACAAGGACCATAACCATGACAACAATCCGCCGGATGGGAGCAACTGGGAACTCCTTTGCATCTACTGTCATGACAACGAGCATTCGATACTTTCCGGCGAAGGCGAATACGGAAGCCAGACCAAGGACAGGTCTGCCGGTAGTTCCACAACATTCAAGGCCTTTGCCGGACTCGACAAACTGCTGAAAAACGGAAAATAG
- a CDS encoding CBS domain-containing protein, which yields MKARDIMVPVTLYLKPGQEIRDFVIMLRTHRGQDRTSSSKSLPVLNEKGEFAGIVSIKDVLRAVYPSYFSLSDLGSFTWDGMLETLAKEASGKKISEIMNPPATAVKEDDPLMECVDHILRYSISTLPVVDEDGRLKGMIYESDIFFTIADAIAGNTGE from the coding sequence ATGAAAGCACGTGATATTATGGTTCCCGTTACGCTTTACCTGAAGCCAGGTCAGGAGATACGGGATTTTGTAATAATGCTGAGAACCCACCGCGGACAGGACAGGACATCTTCATCGAAGAGCCTTCCCGTGCTCAATGAAAAAGGAGAATTCGCAGGCATAGTTTCGATAAAAGATGTATTGAGGGCTGTTTACCCGTCATATTTTTCTCTGTCCGACCTGGGTTCGTTCACCTGGGACGGCATGCTTGAGACACTTGCGAAAGAGGCCTCGGGGAAAAAGATATCAGAGATAATGAATCCCCCTGCTACCGCTGTAAAAGAAGATGACCCTCTCATGGAATGCGTTGACCACATCCTCAGGTATTCTATTTCGACCCTGCCGGTTGTCGATGAGGACGGCAGACTAAAGGGCATGATATATGAATCAGACATTTTTTTTACTATCGCCGATGCGATTGCGGGAAATACCGGGGAATAG
- a CDS encoding class I SAM-dependent methyltransferase encodes MSAVLYDTIGRNYSVHRRADYRIADCLINYLNIPENSIIADIGAGSGNYSNALAERGFFVKAIEPSDIMKNQSVKKDNVEWIKGAAENIPLEDASVDAVVSIMASHHFTSLSEALAEMNRICPDGPILWFTFDPREADNPWIADYFPKIWADAMRIFPSLNELKDLFSKATHKTVRIHSFKLPPDLDDKFLAACWRKPSAYLNEDARQAMSGFAVADPVQVGHGIEKLKNDLIDGTWTQKYGYVLNFEEIDWGYRFIIAGKAHN; translated from the coding sequence ATGTCCGCGGTTTTATACGATACAATCGGCAGGAATTATTCCGTCCACCGCAGGGCGGATTACAGGATTGCGGATTGCCTCATTAATTATCTGAACATCCCTGAAAACTCCATAATCGCCGATATCGGCGCAGGTTCAGGAAATTACTCGAATGCACTGGCGGAACGCGGATTTTTTGTGAAGGCAATCGAGCCCTCGGATATAATGAAAAACCAGTCCGTAAAGAAAGATAACGTTGAATGGATAAAGGGTGCAGCTGAAAACATACCTTTAGAGGATGCATCAGTCGATGCAGTTGTCAGCATAATGGCCAGCCATCATTTCACTTCTCTTTCGGAGGCGCTGGCAGAGATGAACCGCATATGCCCGGACGGGCCCATATTATGGTTTACCTTTGATCCGCGTGAAGCCGATAATCCCTGGATAGCCGATTACTTCCCTAAGATATGGGCGGACGCCATGAGGATATTCCCGTCTCTCAATGAACTTAAAGACTTATTTTCAAAAGCAACTCATAAAACAGTCAGGATACATTCATTCAAACTGCCGCCGGATCTGGATGACAAGTTCCTGGCTGCCTGCTGGAGAAAACCGTCAGCTTATCTGAACGAAGATGCAAGACAAGCAATGTCGGGCTTTGCAGTTGCCGATCCGGTTCAGGTTGGACATGGCATTGAGAAACTCAAAAATGACCTTATTGATGGCACTTGGACACAAAAATATGGATATGTACTTAATTTTGAAGAAATAGACTGGGGTTATCGGTTCATTATTGCCGGAAAAGCGCATAATTAA
- a CDS encoding creatininase family protein, which yields MPEAFIRYMRATPQDMKEAIERAPFAYVPLGALEWHGEQNVLGLDSIKAEFICERAAEKTGGVVFPVIQWGAYDPLNFPYTFRFPRCLMRRMLEDLAVQLKDMGFELAVFLSGHYPPTQIRHLKGMSRRLSKKHSGFYVLGLPEFVFAGDIDYLGDHAAMWETSMMMAIDPSLVHLENLPEGLNFAERAIAHGVFGRHPRSGASTGLGNLALDTIVTRLAGLVTETHVCRSLEPYEKALKEFDKIYYGTFNPFGLKRIFINQGIGSVREGIEFFLWSLFKKGKYNPGYRYPGKK from the coding sequence ATGCCAGAGGCTTTTATCCGTTATATGAGGGCGACACCTCAGGATATGAAGGAAGCCATCGAAAGGGCGCCTTTTGCCTATGTTCCGCTCGGCGCACTTGAATGGCACGGCGAGCAGAATGTGCTCGGGCTCGACAGCATCAAGGCTGAATTCATCTGTGAGCGCGCGGCTGAAAAGACGGGCGGTGTGGTCTTCCCGGTTATCCAGTGGGGGGCTTATGACCCGCTCAATTTTCCCTATACATTCAGATTTCCGAGATGCCTCATGCGCAGGATGCTTGAAGACCTGGCCGTGCAGCTCAAGGACATGGGATTTGAATTGGCTGTTTTTCTTTCCGGCCACTACCCGCCAACCCAGATCAGGCACCTAAAGGGAATGTCGAGGCGGCTGTCGAAAAAGCATAGCGGCTTTTATGTACTGGGACTGCCTGAGTTTGTCTTTGCAGGCGACATCGACTATCTGGGTGATCACGCCGCCATGTGGGAGACGTCGATGATGATGGCGATCGATCCTTCCCTGGTGCATCTTGAAAACCTGCCGGAAGGGCTTAATTTTGCCGAACGGGCAATAGCCCACGGGGTATTCGGAAGGCACCCGCGATCAGGCGCCTCAACGGGGCTCGGAAATCTTGCCCTTGATACGATTGTCACCAGACTTGCCGGGCTTGTAACGGAAACTCACGTATGCCGATCTCTTGAGCCATATGAAAAGGCCCTGAAGGAATTCGACAAGATTTACTACGGGACGTTCAATCCTTTCGGGCTTAAGAGGATTTTTATTAACCAGGGCATAGGTTCAGTCAGAGAAGGGATCGAGTTCTTTTTATGGTCACTTTTTAAAAAAGGAAAATACAATCCAGGTTATCGATATCCTGGCAAGAAATAA
- a CDS encoding hemolysin III family protein — MPGISLPKYKFSEEIAHSITHGIGIVLAIAALAILTGFAAVFGTARHIVGCSIFGATLIILYTASTLYHAVQNKKAKKVFRVFDHSAIFLLIAGTYTPFTLVTLKGGQGWALFGIIWGLAVLGVLLQTLTKMKFEILSLILYVAMGWIGVVAFKPMFAILPTSGIIFLVAGGLSYTFGVIFYAWERLPFNHAIWHMFVLGGSVSHFFAVLFAVIPRLA, encoded by the coding sequence ATGCCTGGAATCTCACTTCCAAAATATAAATTCTCAGAGGAGATAGCTCACAGCATAACTCACGGCATCGGCATTGTGCTGGCAATAGCTGCGCTCGCCATACTGACTGGATTTGCTGCCGTCTTCGGCACTGCCCGGCATATTGTGGGATGCAGCATATTCGGTGCCACTTTGATTATACTTTATACAGCATCCACCCTTTATCACGCCGTTCAGAACAAGAAGGCGAAAAAGGTTTTCAGGGTATTCGACCATTCGGCGATTTTCCTTCTCATTGCAGGTACATATACCCCTTTCACGCTCGTAACGCTTAAGGGCGGCCAGGGCTGGGCGCTCTTTGGCATCATATGGGGACTGGCCGTACTCGGTGTCCTGCTTCAGACCCTGACAAAGATGAAATTCGAGATACTGAGCCTCATACTCTATGTTGCGATGGGATGGATAGGGGTGGTTGCATTCAAGCCCATGTTCGCAATCCTTCCGACTTCCGGCATCATATTCCTTGTCGCAGGCGGCCTTTCATATACCTTCGGCGTAATCTTTTATGCCTGGGAGAGATTGCCTTTCAACCATGCGATATGGCATATGTTCGTATTAGGCGGAAGTGTGTCCCATTTTTTTGCGGTGCTGTTCGCGGTGATACCAAGACTGGCGTAA